One Ignavibacteria bacterium genomic window carries:
- a CDS encoding penicillin acylase family protein: MHPVLKTIIGLLILLIAVFITLGVLFSDLTQRSFYEETGTVKVEGITDTVNVIRNNFGVAHIYARNERDMYFAQGYTHAQDRLWQMDIMRRVAEGRLSEIYGRDVLDYDVLFRTIGIGKSAYSFYNQLSPKTKSILDSYTKGVNYFIQTHIKNLPLEFDVLNYKPDEWKPEHSLMIVRLMGWDLNLSWYADYMFGEVVNKLGLERAKELFPIYPETGPFVIHTNKETEKKDSVKTKNEKKDVTLNLFQGQRDGNSFTQYPPLVLPPDKSGRSASKGGNNISYNVIENNYKSLAVEGADFFNTVKNYRNYFGIEGSHIGSNAWVVNGKKTENGKPILANDPHLSLSVPSKWYEIHLYNDQYKSSVAGYSLPGTPAVVIGSNNVISWGMTSLMSDDSDFYILQLDSSNRTKYKIKDATYPLDSLVESIKVKGENDSYDFTCYTTRLGPVISNLNVSGFGRKRELRTSPDKIIVLRWTGFDFSDELEAIYKVNYAKSWTEFRNGLSLFGVPPSNFVYADTSGNIGYQVAGKISLRNNVTGADNGYIPTYTSMGTVDFTGYVHFDELPNEYNPQKDYIVTANNPPLKDYKYYISDLFEPPYRAMRIDEILKSRGSFSADEFKLIQTDFMNLLAKQYCEYLFEAFRDSVGIPMDYRKYYELLKKWDYQMTAFSPAATIFAAFEIQLYKNLYMNLLGKDVYDNYVFIQNVPVRNTVKLLTKNNSWLFSDGQNETTNRNFILRKSFIDGIDELKEISGTDDYNNWLWGNYHKILMQHPLGQVPALGGILNIGPYEMGGSGVTVNNAEYNFSKPLESGNFNFTLGASMRMIVDLSKNKNLLTIITTGQSGQPLHPNYRDQSRLWLNGEYTSITIDFNELLKEELKVLKLEP; this comes from the coding sequence TTGCATCCTGTCTTAAAAACCATAATCGGTCTTTTGATATTATTGATAGCGGTTTTCATAACGCTTGGAGTTCTCTTCAGCGACTTAACGCAAAGGTCATTTTATGAAGAAACGGGAACAGTAAAAGTCGAAGGAATCACCGATACTGTCAACGTCATAAGAAATAATTTCGGAGTTGCGCATATTTATGCACGCAATGAACGCGATATGTATTTTGCGCAGGGATATACTCACGCGCAGGACAGGTTATGGCAGATGGACATTATGCGGCGTGTTGCTGAAGGACGTCTTTCGGAAATTTACGGAAGGGACGTTCTTGATTATGATGTTTTGTTCAGAACAATCGGCATCGGAAAATCAGCTTACTCATTTTATAACCAGCTCTCACCAAAAACAAAATCGATTCTCGACAGCTACACAAAAGGTGTTAATTATTTTATTCAGACTCACATAAAAAATCTTCCGCTTGAATTCGACGTGCTTAACTATAAACCCGATGAATGGAAGCCCGAGCATAGTTTGATGATAGTCCGTTTGATGGGATGGGATTTAAACCTTTCATGGTATGCTGATTATATGTTCGGTGAAGTTGTGAATAAGCTCGGACTTGAAAGAGCAAAAGAGCTTTTTCCAATTTATCCCGAAACAGGACCGTTTGTAATTCATACTAACAAAGAAACAGAAAAGAAAGATTCAGTAAAAACTAAAAATGAAAAAAAGGATGTCACCCTGAACTTGTTTCAGGGTCAACGTGATGGAAATTCTTTTACTCAATATCCTCCCCTTGTATTGCCTCCCGACAAGTCGGGACGTTCCGCCTCCAAAGGGGGAAATAATATTTCTTATAATGTAATTGAAAATAATTATAAATCCCTTGCAGTTGAAGGCGCAGATTTTTTTAATACGGTTAAAAATTATAGAAATTATTTCGGCATCGAGGGTTCGCACATCGGAAGCAATGCATGGGTTGTCAATGGCAAGAAAACAGAAAATGGAAAACCGATTCTCGCTAATGACCCTCATTTGAGTTTGTCAGTTCCTTCGAAGTGGTATGAAATTCATTTATATAACGACCAGTATAAAAGCAGCGTTGCAGGATACAGTCTGCCGGGAACGCCGGCGGTTGTAATCGGCTCTAACAATGTTATCAGTTGGGGAATGACCAGCTTGATGAGCGATGACTCGGATTTTTATATTTTGCAGCTGGATTCATCAAACAGAACAAAGTATAAAATCAAAGATGCAACATATCCGCTTGACAGCTTAGTTGAAAGCATAAAAGTAAAAGGCGAGAATGATTCTTATGATTTTACATGTTACACAACGCGCTTGGGTCCTGTTATTTCAAATCTTAATGTTTCAGGTTTCGGAAGAAAGCGCGAGCTCAGAACCTCACCTGATAAAATTATTGTTCTGCGATGGACAGGTTTTGATTTTTCAGATGAGCTTGAAGCAATTTACAAAGTCAACTACGCTAAAAGCTGGACTGAATTCAGAAACGGTCTTTCTTTATTCGGGGTTCCACCCTCCAATTTTGTGTATGCGGATACTTCAGGCAATATCGGTTATCAGGTAGCAGGGAAAATTTCTTTGCGTAATAATGTAACAGGCGCAGATAACGGTTATATCCCGACTTATACTTCGATGGGAACAGTTGATTTTACGGGATATGTTCATTTTGATGAGCTTCCGAATGAATACAATCCTCAGAAAGATTATATAGTTACAGCAAACAACCCGCCGTTAAAAGATTATAAATATTATATCTCTGACTTATTTGAGCCGCCTTACCGCGCAATGCGTATTGACGAGATTCTGAAATCACGCGGAAGCTTTTCTGCAGATGAGTTCAAGCTTATCCAAACCGATTTTATGAATCTTCTTGCAAAGCAATACTGCGAATATTTGTTTGAAGCATTCAGGGATTCGGTCGGCATTCCGATGGATTACAGAAAATATTATGAGCTGTTGAAAAAATGGGATTATCAGATGACGGCATTCAGCCCTGCAGCGACAATTTTTGCTGCGTTTGAAATTCAGCTTTATAAAAACTTATATATGAATTTGCTTGGCAAAGATGTTTACGATAATTATGTTTTTATTCAGAATGTTCCTGTTAGAAATACTGTCAAGCTTCTTACAAAAAATAACTCGTGGCTTTTTTCTGATGGCCAGAACGAAACAACAAACAGAAATTTCATTTTGCGTAAAAGCTTTATTGACGGAATAGATGAACTGAAAGAAATTTCCGGAACGGATGATTATAACAATTGGCTCTGGGGAAATTATCATAAAATTCTTATGCAGCATCCACTGGGACAGGTGCCGGCGCTTGGCGGAATCTTGAACATCGGTCCTTATGAAATGGGCGGAAGCGGGGTCACTGTTAATAATGCCGAGTATAATTTTTCAAAACCACTTGAAAGCGGAAATTTTAACTTTACTCTGGGAGCGTCGATGAGGATGATTGTTGACTTATCAAAAAATAAAAATTTACTTACTATAATAACGACAGGACAATCGGGACAGCCATTGCATCCTAACTACAGAGACCAATCCAGGTTATGGCTGAACGGAGAATATACATCAATCACTATCGATTTCAATGAGCTTCTAAAAGAAGAGCTTAAAGTTTTAAAATTAGAACCATAA
- a CDS encoding thioredoxin fold domain-containing protein encodes MKKILLILFALILCSKISYSNELQFENGTFQEVLAKAKAENKLLMIDFITDWCIWCVHTDIKVYTNPEIIDFASKNQINWKVDAEKGEGIELAKKYNVVGYPTIVFVDGDGNEVDRIYGYYPAKDFLETIKNYSNRVKTLPALQKAVMENANDVTANYLYAEKLLNVGKAEDAGKYFEFVIKNDEGNASGYYDDALFQTAMGKNDTVAVAELITRFPESNMQKDAYIFLFNDAVGKGKQDDIDKYKAILESKYGSDEMVNFYIGQYYLGKASKVSKDEKATNEMRMEAIKNTDLAFPYLEGGVFEAGPSFVKSNLYYAMGDYKTADEYIDKSLAIWGTRKSYVDQKQKIQAKLKEQTK; translated from the coding sequence ATGAAAAAAATACTTTTAATTTTATTTGCGTTAATTCTCTGTTCTAAAATCTCTTATTCAAACGAGCTTCAATTTGAGAACGGAACATTTCAGGAAGTTCTTGCAAAAGCAAAAGCTGAAAACAAGCTTTTAATGATTGACTTCATAACCGACTGGTGCATCTGGTGCGTGCATACAGACATAAAGGTTTACACAAATCCTGAAATAATTGATTTTGCATCGAAAAACCAAATCAACTGGAAGGTTGATGCGGAAAAAGGCGAGGGCATTGAGCTTGCCAAAAAATATAATGTAGTTGGTTATCCGACAATTGTTTTTGTTGACGGTGACGGAAATGAAGTCGATAGAATTTACGGGTATTATCCTGCAAAAGATTTTCTTGAAACAATAAAGAATTACTCAAACCGAGTAAAGACTCTTCCTGCATTGCAGAAAGCAGTAATGGAAAATGCAAATGATGTTACCGCAAATTATTTGTATGCGGAAAAACTTCTCAATGTTGGTAAAGCTGAGGATGCAGGAAAATATTTTGAGTTCGTAATCAAAAATGACGAAGGAAATGCATCGGGATATTATGATGATGCTTTATTCCAGACCGCAATGGGAAAAAATGATACGGTTGCGGTTGCAGAATTAATCACCAGATTTCCGGAATCAAATATGCAGAAAGATGCCTATATATTTTTATTCAATGATGCAGTCGGTAAAGGAAAACAGGACGACATTGATAAGTATAAAGCAATCCTCGAGTCAAAGTATGGTTCTGATGAGATGGTAAATTTTTACATCGGTCAGTATTATCTGGGCAAGGCATCGAAAGTTTCAAAAGATGAGAAGGCAACAAATGAAATGAGAATGGAAGCTATTAAAAATACCGACTTGGCTTTTCCTTATTTAGAAGGCGGAGTTTTTGAAGCAGGTCCGAGCTTTGTAAAATCCAATTTATATTATGCTATGGGAGATTACAAAACAGCTGATGAATATATTGACAAGTCTCTTGCAATCTGGGGAACAAGAAAATCATACGTTGACCAGAAACAAAAAATTCAGGCAAAACTTAAAGAACAAACAAAATAA
- a CDS encoding DUF4404 family protein, translated as MLHKLTELEENVRNSKLPENQKTEILNNIDDLRTEYISSGEQHTNPVKASYSALRKSILEFEKEHPTLVKNVNEISTMLSNMGI; from the coding sequence ATGCTTCATAAATTAACAGAACTGGAAGAGAATGTAAGAAACTCAAAACTTCCGGAAAACCAGAAAACAGAAATTTTAAACAACATAGATGATTTGCGAACCGAATACATCAGTTCGGGAGAACAGCATACAAATCCTGTCAAAGCATCTTACAGTGCTTTGCGCAAATCGATATTGGAGTTTGAAAAAGAACATCCGACGTTAGTGAAGAACGTAAATGAAATTTCTACGATGCTCTCTAATATGGGTATTTAG
- a CDS encoding response regulator → MKKILIVDDNKYIRFALSVLMEQSGYNGHEVGEGEKVIAEVKSKNPDLVILDKKLPGYDGLDLLVEIKKIRQELPVIILTAYGDEKTRERALELGADVFMTKPFDNDEIISTIERLLK, encoded by the coding sequence ATGAAAAAAATTTTAATTGTTGACGATAACAAATATATTCGTTTTGCATTATCTGTCTTGATGGAACAATCCGGTTATAACGGACACGAAGTCGGGGAAGGCGAAAAAGTAATTGCTGAGGTTAAATCCAAAAACCCGGACTTAGTCATACTCGATAAAAAACTTCCCGGTTATGACGGTCTCGACCTTCTTGTCGAAATTAAAAAAATAAGACAAGAACTTCCGGTAATTATTTTAACTGCATATGGCGATGAAAAAACTCGTGAGAGGGCATTGGAGCTTGGTGCAGATGTTTTTATGACCAAACCGTTCGATAATGATGAAATTATAAGCACGATAGAACGACTTTTAAAATAA
- a CDS encoding PAS domain S-box protein, with translation MKNLLRENKANGKLAKNLFPFSTILKGQSNGDSLINSHIPSVNPNKKNNTLAEIGLMFIIFVIYFFAGKLGLKLAYENASATAVWAPTGIAIAFFLLRGYHIFPAILLGAFLINVTTTGDIPTSIFIAIGNTLEGLVAAYLVNKFANGKHAFGNVYDILKFSIFAGILATTISATIGVTSLSFFGFVNWNNYVSVWLTWWLGDAVGAFLVAPLLIQWILNPQIKINKEKIVEGTLVILTLAVVCVIIFTPLSYPAENHYPFSYLIIPPFVWIAFRFSQRFITTAAFAISVVAIWGTLERYGPFVVDSLNDSLLFLQAFIGIITVMSISFSAAIIEKNKSRKSLEDSQKDLKDFIENASVGLHWIGPDGKIIWANKTELDLLGYTEDEYIGHHVSEFHHSQEKINEILTRLTDNETVHSYEAQLKCKDGSIKHVLISSNVYFEDGKFIHTRCFTKDITEKRKLEMEVQEREHALREAERRRWTMLQRLLDKLPAGAYTCDAEGLITYYNEKALEVWGRAPKLNDPVDRYCGSFRLFLNSELINHNTCWMARALHNEQDYNGEEIVVEQPTGNKVTVLAHANPIYDDSGKLLGAVNVLVDINERKKFERYLNIQYSISKALAGSGTSKEAAQKVLKSICEGIGWELGALWIVDNKSNVLRIENSWCKPENNEKYSKMVEQERTFENGEGLPGRVWETGAPAWVHDVTSDNNFPRAPLAVEADLHAGLAFPVKNENEIIAVIECFNKNILEPKEDLLNVLNASGRQIGNYLAMKKAEEEKQIAQDTYQSLFESTLDGILIVDNNGTYVNVNESYCRMLKGTREEIIGQNFSRFMPPGMFHHAAKAFEDLKNTGYFRGEFPLMALDGSIVQAEWVSKANFIPGMSFCVARDISERKLAEKKLNEEYSFRKAIENSVASGIAAINFNGTQTYVNPALCNMLGWTEEELTAATPPFFYWPPEEIENINNAFAKTLQGTAPPNGFELKFCKKNGERFDVLVNVNPIKDSEGKPSGWLASVTDISLMKKVEKELKDSYLKMEERVAERTKELHIIVEEMEREISERKRTEEKLKDAHEELIHSEKLASLGRFASGIAHEIRNPLANISALAQLLNKDKSLDIRVRQHLDYILVNSDIANNIIKDLLMIASPHNVNLKSTKISDIIENLYNLVKPRCDKYNVSLSIELNENLPKVKTNQEKLQTAFLNFVSNSIDAMPHGGELKISAKADNNTNEVIVSFKDTGIGIKSENLNKVLEPFFTTKDAGTGLGLNLAYEVIKANSGKLNINSKVNEGTEIIIRLPVCKEC, from the coding sequence ATGAAAAATCTCTTGCGTGAAAATAAGGCTAATGGCAAGTTAGCTAAAAATCTATTTCCTTTTTCAACCATCCTAAAGGGACAATCCAATGGGGATAGTCTCATTAATTCTCATATTCCTTCAGTAAATCCAAATAAAAAAAATAATACATTAGCTGAAATTGGTTTAATGTTTATTATTTTTGTTATTTATTTTTTCGCGGGTAAGCTAGGGCTTAAGCTTGCTTATGAAAATGCAAGCGCAACTGCAGTATGGGCGCCGACGGGTATAGCAATAGCATTTTTCTTATTAAGAGGTTATCATATTTTTCCGGCTATTCTGCTGGGGGCATTCTTAATTAATGTTACAACGACGGGAGATATTCCGACTTCCATATTTATTGCAATCGGTAATACTCTCGAAGGTCTTGTTGCTGCATATCTTGTAAACAAATTTGCAAACGGAAAGCATGCTTTTGGAAATGTATATGATATATTAAAGTTTTCAATATTTGCAGGAATTCTTGCAACAACAATCAGCGCAACCATAGGTGTTACAAGTCTTTCTTTTTTTGGTTTTGTAAACTGGAACAATTATGTTTCAGTTTGGCTTACATGGTGGCTTGGTGATGCAGTAGGTGCGTTTCTCGTGGCACCATTGCTCATTCAATGGATTTTAAATCCACAAATTAAAATTAATAAAGAAAAAATTGTTGAGGGCACTCTTGTAATACTGACTCTTGCAGTTGTCTGTGTCATAATTTTTACTCCATTATCGTACCCTGCAGAAAACCATTATCCATTCAGCTATCTCATAATACCACCATTTGTCTGGATAGCTTTCCGTTTTTCACAGCGCTTTATAACAACTGCAGCATTTGCAATCAGTGTTGTAGCAATATGGGGAACACTTGAAAGGTACGGTCCTTTTGTGGTGGATTCACTCAATGATTCTCTTTTGTTTTTGCAGGCGTTTATCGGAATCATAACCGTAATGTCAATAAGTTTTTCTGCAGCAATAATCGAAAAAAACAAAAGCAGGAAATCACTGGAAGACAGCCAGAAAGATTTAAAAGATTTTATTGAAAATGCATCGGTCGGACTTCATTGGATCGGACCCGATGGAAAAATTATTTGGGCAAACAAAACCGAACTGGATTTGCTTGGATACACAGAAGATGAGTATATAGGTCATCACGTTTCCGAATTTCATCACAGTCAGGAAAAAATAAATGAGATACTTACGCGCTTAACGGACAATGAAACAGTTCATAGCTATGAAGCACAGTTGAAGTGCAAAGATGGCTCCATAAAACACGTTTTGATTTCATCCAATGTTTATTTCGAAGACGGAAAATTTATTCATACCCGGTGTTTTACCAAAGATATTACGGAGAAGCGGAAATTAGAAATGGAAGTTCAGGAACGTGAGCATGCGCTTCGCGAAGCAGAAAGACGCAGATGGACAATGCTTCAACGTTTGCTTGATAAGCTTCCCGCAGGGGCTTATACTTGCGATGCAGAAGGGTTAATCACATATTACAATGAAAAAGCGCTTGAGGTATGGGGACGCGCTCCTAAATTAAATGACCCGGTTGACCGCTACTGCGGTTCTTTTAGGCTTTTTCTTAATAGTGAGTTGATAAATCACAATACATGCTGGATGGCACGTGCATTACATAACGAACAGGATTATAACGGAGAAGAAATTGTAGTTGAACAGCCGACCGGAAATAAAGTTACAGTTCTTGCACATGCAAATCCTATTTATGATGATTCGGGTAAATTATTGGGAGCAGTAAATGTTCTTGTGGATATAAATGAGCGGAAAAAATTCGAGAGGTATCTCAATATACAATATTCTATTTCTAAAGCACTTGCCGGGTCAGGAACATCAAAGGAAGCTGCACAAAAAGTTCTTAAATCAATCTGTGAAGGCATAGGATGGGAGCTTGGTGCGTTATGGATTGTTGATAATAAATCGAATGTTTTACGAATCGAAAATTCCTGGTGCAAGCCCGAGAACAATGAAAAGTATTCTAAGATGGTGGAGCAGGAAAGAACATTTGAAAATGGAGAAGGGCTTCCGGGAAGAGTCTGGGAAACAGGCGCTCCGGCATGGGTGCACGATGTAACATCTGATAATAATTTCCCCCGCGCGCCGTTAGCTGTGGAAGCAGATTTACATGCAGGTCTGGCATTTCCAGTGAAAAATGAAAATGAAATAATAGCTGTTATAGAATGCTTCAATAAAAATATTCTGGAGCCGAAAGAAGATTTGCTTAATGTGCTTAATGCATCGGGTAGACAGATAGGAAACTATCTTGCAATGAAGAAAGCTGAAGAGGAAAAGCAAATAGCACAGGATACATATCAATCATTATTTGAATCAACCCTTGATGGAATTTTGATTGTTGATAATAACGGAACCTACGTAAATGTTAATGAAAGTTATTGCAGAATGCTAAAAGGCACCCGTGAAGAAATAATCGGTCAAAATTTCAGCAGGTTTATGCCGCCGGGTATGTTTCATCATGCGGCAAAGGCATTTGAAGATTTAAAAAACACCGGTTATTTCAGGGGAGAGTTTCCGTTAATGGCTCTTGACGGTTCAATTGTTCAGGCAGAATGGGTTTCAAAAGCAAACTTCATTCCGGGAATGAGTTTCTGCGTTGCAAGAGACATATCAGAGAGAAAACTTGCCGAAAAAAAATTAAATGAAGAATATTCATTCAGGAAAGCCATTGAAAATTCGGTAGCATCAGGAATAGCTGCTATAAATTTTAACGGAACGCAAACGTATGTTAATCCGGCTTTGTGCAATATGCTGGGCTGGACTGAAGAAGAACTTACAGCGGCAACGCCTCCGTTTTTTTATTGGCCTCCTGAAGAAATAGAAAACATAAACAATGCCTTTGCAAAAACTTTGCAGGGCACAGCGCCTCCAAACGGATTTGAGCTTAAATTCTGCAAGAAAAACGGTGAAAGATTCGATGTGCTTGTAAATGTTAATCCCATCAAGGATAGCGAAGGAAAACCCTCCGGCTGGCTAGCGTCAGTGACTGATATTTCTCTGATGAAAAAAGTCGAAAAAGAATTGAAGGATTCATATCTGAAAATGGAAGAGCGTGTAGCTGAAAGAACAAAGGAACTGCATATTATTGTTGAAGAAATGGAAAGAGAAATATCCGAAAGAAAAAGAACGGAAGAAAAATTAAAAGATGCTCATGAAGAGCTCATTCATTCGGAAAAGCTTGCATCACTCGGAAGATTTGCATCCGGCATAGCACATGAAATCCGGAATCCGCTTGCAAACATAAGCGCTCTTGCACAGCTTCTGAATAAAGATAAAAGTCTTGATATCAGAGTAAGGCAGCATTTGGATTATATATTGGTAAATTCAGACATTGCAAACAATATCATCAAAGATTTATTGATGATTGCATCACCGCATAATGTAAATCTTAAATCGACTAAGATAAGCGACATTATTGAAAATCTTTATAACCTTGTAAAACCAAGGTGTGATAAATATAATGTTTCTCTTAGCATAGAATTAAACGAGAATCTTCCGAAAGTAAAAACAAATCAGGAAAAACTGCAAACTGCATTTTTAAATTTCGTTTCGAACTCAATAGATGCGATGCCGCATGGAGGTGAATTGAAAATTTCTGCCAAAGCAGACAATAACACAAATGAGGTAATTGTGTCATTTAAGGATACCGGAATAGGAATAAAATCTGAAAATCTGAATAAGGTTCTTGAGCCGTTTTTTACTACAAAGGATGCCGGAACCGGATTGGGTTTAAATCTGGCTTATGAAGTTATAAAAGCAAATTCAGGGAAATTAAATATTAATAGTAAAGTTAACGAAGGCACGGAAATTATCATACGACTGCCTGTCTGTAAAGAATGCTAA
- a CDS encoding DNA alkylation repair protein produces the protein MKDSLLSEKEKKEILKMISVKKYPEIIFILDKHSTAHAGTAKTKDKRFVITEITKFINKNSKNPVKDFYTTGKKFLSVKSDNAKEIGIALLRRGYKQNPADVKKWLCKIADDKNWEVRESAGGAFAGVLNANPELYDYMCKLCKHKSENVRRAVLFSAHGLIDEEKNLTKALKLIEKLLTDSSVYVKKNLGPFILGSYFANRYPQKVQKQILKWTKKKDEHLRWNLAMTYKNSFGNKYPEYALQTLLLLNSDLRPVVQRAVKSTINFLSKRHPEKVKKLK, from the coding sequence ATGAAAGACAGCTTATTATCCGAAAAAGAAAAAAAAGAAATTTTAAAAATGATTTCCGTGAAGAAATATCCGGAAATCATTTTTATTTTGGACAAGCATTCAACTGCTCACGCAGGCACCGCAAAGACAAAAGATAAAAGGTTTGTCATAACCGAAATAACAAAATTCATAAATAAGAACTCAAAAAATCCCGTCAAAGATTTTTATACCACAGGAAAAAAATTTCTGTCGGTTAAAAGTGATAATGCAAAAGAAATAGGCATTGCTTTGCTCAGAAGAGGTTACAAACAAAACCCTGCTGATGTGAAAAAATGGCTGTGTAAAATTGCCGATGATAAAAATTGGGAAGTAAGGGAAAGCGCAGGCGGAGCTTTTGCTGGAGTTCTGAATGCAAATCCTGAACTTTATGATTACATGTGCAAACTTTGCAAACATAAATCCGAAAACGTAAGACGCGCTGTATTATTTTCCGCACATGGTTTAATTGACGAAGAAAAAAATTTAACTAAAGCATTAAAGCTTATTGAAAAACTTTTAACGGATAGTTCGGTTTATGTAAAGAAAAATTTAGGACCGTTCATTCTCGGTTCTTATTTTGCAAACAGGTATCCGCAAAAAGTTCAGAAGCAAATTTTGAAATGGACGAAGAAAAAAGACGAACACTTGAGGTGGAATCTTGCAATGACATATAAAAACAGCTTCGGGAATAAATATCCCGAATATGCTTTGCAGACACTTTTGCTGCTTAACTCCGATTTAAGACCTGTTGTTCAAAGAGCTGTTAAATCAACGATTAATTTCCTTTCCAAAAGGCACCCTGAAAAAGTTAAAAAATTGAAATAA
- a CDS encoding DUF1801 domain-containing protein: MSIQEQIKKYIDSQPEPKRSDMQALHRIILQIMPKCKLWFLDGKNSENKVVSNPNIGYGFHTIKYADGKTREFYQIGISANTTGISVYILSIEDKKYLAYTYGKKLGKASVSGYCIKFKTLKDININILEEAIRHGFGHG; encoded by the coding sequence ATGAGCATACAAGAACAAATTAAAAAGTATATAGACAGCCAACCTGAACCAAAACGCAGCGACATGCAAGCGTTGCACCGCATCATTCTGCAAATAATGCCAAAATGTAAATTATGGTTCCTGGATGGCAAGAACAGTGAAAATAAAGTTGTTTCTAATCCTAACATAGGATATGGATTTCACACCATAAAATATGCTGATGGAAAAACCAGAGAGTTTTATCAAATTGGCATCAGCGCAAACACAACAGGAATCTCTGTCTATATTCTTAGTATTGAAGATAAGAAATACTTAGCTTATACATATGGAAAAAAACTCGGCAAGGCGAGTGTAAGCGGATATTGCATTAAGTTCAAAACTTTGAAAGATATAAATATTAATATACTTGAAGAAGCAATAAGACATGGGTTTGGGCATGGATAA